One window of the Papaver somniferum cultivar HN1 unplaced genomic scaffold, ASM357369v1 unplaced-scaffold_23, whole genome shotgun sequence genome contains the following:
- the LOC113340772 gene encoding uncharacterized protein LOC113340772 isoform X1 has product MSLTFEEEMKLSPIKSPKLMVEDTEKTVVLEGLEKTIQGREQTFVLCFPSAVVYKDVGEILMEFEKISLKLIRIRLVCATEKFFIQFFAMEGRNILPNVTPAKFCPYPFVAMVVEGEDAISKVHQLTSTAERYPFLIPAVRAYSSVTPDSVKEDCRLWFGIDSANWIEEAKESNLLAVALPGGQTFGPVETVLEKLAEQCHLKYEYFKEQNLASSSDLYSSFYSNFYNEDLTFVLIRPMAFEKGCVGHLLSIIQKTCLCFRGMDLVKKPENPIGDAWPADSCSSHEKDEYGIALLIENFYYNDVQLNTSCSDAGMLIDTSKEKVGIFSDLIYIGKPGDTCMIGDYFKCGTVSWVDSSTGAVCGGYFLTTLSSLQF; this is encoded by the exons ATGAG TTTGACGTTTGAAGAGGAGATGAAGCTATCTCCAATAAAAAGTCCCAAACTGATGGTAGAAGATACGGAAAAGACGGTGGTGTTAGAAGGTTTGGAGAAGACGATTCAAGGCAGGGAGCAGACCTTTGTTTTGTGCTTTCCTAGCGCCGTGGTTTATAAAGATGTTGGCGAAATCTTGATGGAATTTGAGAAGATCAGTTTGAAATTAATAA GGATCAGATTAGTATGCGCCACAGAGAAGTTTTTTATTCAATTCTTCGCCATGGAAGGTAGAAACATTTTGCCCAATGTTACTCCAGCAAAGTTTTGTCCCTATCCTTTTGTAGCTATGGTAGTGGAAGGTGAAGATGCTATTAGTAAAGTTCATCAGCTAACATCAACGGCCGAGAGATATCCCTTTCTGATACCTGCTGT GCGTGCTTATAGCAGTGTCACACCTGATAGTGTGAAAGAAGATTGTAGATTGTGGTTTGGTATTGACTCTGCAAACTggatagaagaagcaaaagaaagtAATCTTCTGGCAGTCGCACTCCCAGGTGGCCAAACATTTGGCCCTGTTGAAACAGTGTTGGAGAAGTTAGCTGAACAGTGTCACCTTAAGTACGA GTACTTCAAGGAACAGAATTTAGCCAGCAGTTCCGATCTCTACAGCAGTTTCTACAGCAATTTCTACAATGAAGATCTGACATTCGTCTTAATCAGGCCTATGGCTTTTGAAAAGGGATGTGTGGGTCATCTGCTATCCATTATTCAGAAAACGTGTTTGTGCTTCAGAG GTATGGATTTGGTAAAGAAACCTGAAAATCCTATTGGCGATGCATGGCCTGCTGATTCTTGTTCCTCACATGAAAAGGATGAATATGGCATTGCCTTGCTTATTGAAAATTTTTACTATAATGATGTACAATTAAACACGAGTTGCAGCGATGCTGGTATGCTGATTGACACAAGCAAAGAGAAGGTTGGAATTTTCAG CGACTTAATTTACATAGGCAAGCCTGGTGACACTTGTATGATTGGTGATTATTTCAAATGCGGTACTGTTTCCTGGGTGGATTCCAGCACTGGTGCTGTCTGTGGTGGTTATTTTTTGACAACCTTGTCGAGCCTCCAATTTTAA
- the LOC113340772 gene encoding uncharacterized protein LOC113340772 isoform X2, whose translation MSLTFEEEMKLSPIKSPKLMVEDTEKTVVLEGLEKTIQGREQTFVLCFPSAVVYKDVGEILMEFEKISLKLIRIRLVCATEKFFIQFFAMEGRNILPNVTPAKFCPYPFVAMVVEGEDAISKVHQLTSTAERYPFLIPAVRAYSSVTPDSVKEDCRLWFGIDSANWIEEAKESNLLAVALPGGQTFGPVETVLEKLAEQCHLKYFKEQNLASSSDLYSSFYSNFYNEDLTFVLIRPMAFEKGCVGHLLSIIQKTCLCFRGMDLVKKPENPIGDAWPADSCSSHEKDEYGIALLIENFYYNDVQLNTSCSDAGMLIDTSKEKVGIFSDLIYIGKPGDTCMIGDYFKCGTVSWVDSSTGAVCGGYFLTTLSSLQF comes from the exons ATGAG TTTGACGTTTGAAGAGGAGATGAAGCTATCTCCAATAAAAAGTCCCAAACTGATGGTAGAAGATACGGAAAAGACGGTGGTGTTAGAAGGTTTGGAGAAGACGATTCAAGGCAGGGAGCAGACCTTTGTTTTGTGCTTTCCTAGCGCCGTGGTTTATAAAGATGTTGGCGAAATCTTGATGGAATTTGAGAAGATCAGTTTGAAATTAATAA GGATCAGATTAGTATGCGCCACAGAGAAGTTTTTTATTCAATTCTTCGCCATGGAAGGTAGAAACATTTTGCCCAATGTTACTCCAGCAAAGTTTTGTCCCTATCCTTTTGTAGCTATGGTAGTGGAAGGTGAAGATGCTATTAGTAAAGTTCATCAGCTAACATCAACGGCCGAGAGATATCCCTTTCTGATACCTGCTGT GCGTGCTTATAGCAGTGTCACACCTGATAGTGTGAAAGAAGATTGTAGATTGTGGTTTGGTATTGACTCTGCAAACTggatagaagaagcaaaagaaagtAATCTTCTGGCAGTCGCACTCCCAGGTGGCCAAACATTTGGCCCTGTTGAAACAGTGTTGGAGAAGTTAGCTGAACAGTGTCACCTTAA GTACTTCAAGGAACAGAATTTAGCCAGCAGTTCCGATCTCTACAGCAGTTTCTACAGCAATTTCTACAATGAAGATCTGACATTCGTCTTAATCAGGCCTATGGCTTTTGAAAAGGGATGTGTGGGTCATCTGCTATCCATTATTCAGAAAACGTGTTTGTGCTTCAGAG GTATGGATTTGGTAAAGAAACCTGAAAATCCTATTGGCGATGCATGGCCTGCTGATTCTTGTTCCTCACATGAAAAGGATGAATATGGCATTGCCTTGCTTATTGAAAATTTTTACTATAATGATGTACAATTAAACACGAGTTGCAGCGATGCTGGTATGCTGATTGACACAAGCAAAGAGAAGGTTGGAATTTTCAG CGACTTAATTTACATAGGCAAGCCTGGTGACACTTGTATGATTGGTGATTATTTCAAATGCGGTACTGTTTCCTGGGTGGATTCCAGCACTGGTGCTGTCTGTGGTGGTTATTTTTTGACAACCTTGTCGAGCCTCCAATTTTAA